In Streptosporangiales bacterium, a single window of DNA contains:
- a CDS encoding site-specific DNA-methyltransferase, producing MNTKQLHAEIRHGDALSVLPTLDSESVDCVITDPPYNSGGRTSTERASQTTRGKYVSGDAKHTLADFAGDTRDQRGYRYWLSLVLAECLRICTPGGSCLVFTDWRQLPATSDALQASGWTWRGIIPWHKPLARPHRNGFRRECEYVLWGSHGPLARRDQPVYLRGWLSGSQPRRNRQHITQKPLEVMAELVKICPPGGLVLDPFAGAASTGVAAIRSGRSFLGIETTDHYAVVARERISQALDQVVTSC from the coding sequence ATGAACACGAAGCAACTACACGCCGAGATCCGCCACGGAGACGCACTATCGGTATTGCCGACCCTCGACTCCGAGTCGGTGGATTGCGTGATCACCGACCCGCCGTACAACTCCGGCGGCCGAACCTCGACCGAACGCGCCAGCCAAACCACCCGCGGCAAGTACGTCAGCGGCGACGCCAAACACACCCTCGCCGACTTCGCCGGAGACACCCGCGACCAACGCGGTTACCGCTACTGGCTGTCCCTCGTCCTCGCCGAATGTCTCCGCATCTGCACGCCTGGCGGGTCGTGTCTGGTGTTCACCGACTGGCGGCAGCTGCCCGCCACCTCCGACGCGCTGCAGGCATCGGGGTGGACCTGGCGCGGCATCATCCCATGGCACAAACCGCTGGCCCGCCCACACCGCAACGGGTTCCGCCGCGAGTGCGAGTACGTCCTCTGGGGCTCGCACGGACCGCTCGCACGTCGGGACCAGCCGGTATATCTGCGTGGCTGGCTGTCCGGCTCCCAGCCACGCCGGAATCGTCAGCACATCACGCAGAAGCCGCTGGAAGTGATGGCCGAGCTGGTCAAGATCTGCCCACCAGGCGGACTCGTCCTCGACCCCTTCGCCGGCGCCGCCTCCACCGGCGTCGCCGCCATCAGGAGCGGGCGCTCATTCCTCGGGATCGAAACAACCGACCACTATGCGGTGGTCGCTCGAGAACGGATCAGTCAGGCACTGGACCAGGTGGTGACCTCATGCTGA
- a CDS encoding recombinase — MPAALLGDEVRVAFLGRTSTEDQQDPRQSLMRQLHSCKSAIPASWVIVAHFYDVESGRMELAARGRGENYERFDIPIARDGGVADLLEEASHPGRRFDVVICESISRVARRAFEGLSIERELDNAETPLFASNEPITLSGSRAQRVLQRRINQSVAEYEVLNILEQSWGGLCTHVREGWNIGKPCYGYKAKTYRHPNPSRADKGNTKTRLEPDGRKGETVTQIAMWRYHEQLGYGTIADRLNDDLETYPPPEPTRKTRARGAWSKTTVSEILRNPKYTGYQVYNRRASRSRRGKVNDPVKWVWSPEPAHEPLIPKWMYDKLAERRKARRGSREQADTSAHPQARRTYLFRGMVFCGCGRRMFGNHSRDRTYYMCWPRGNNRGRPSAYPNHPKAVYLNERALLDAVSRFYADRVFGPDRQALLAADLAQVDDNAAEAREAERDRLRRALADVDRRQATILRQAADADADDPFVTALRQTYNDLEEQKNAAATALADLDGVAVEPRRPATDTALLDALPALRLDLAHAPEPLLRRLFETTRLTVRTHHDTDTADIEIRLPAAHLPDAARTAQAITEDRTTPDSRQHHDVQMLYVPPTGFEPALPP, encoded by the coding sequence ATGCCGGCCGCGTTGTTGGGTGATGAGGTGCGGGTCGCGTTTCTCGGGCGGACATCGACGGAGGATCAGCAGGATCCGCGGCAGTCGTTGATGCGGCAGCTGCACTCGTGTAAGTCGGCGATCCCGGCCTCGTGGGTGATCGTGGCGCATTTCTACGACGTCGAGTCCGGTCGGATGGAACTCGCCGCCCGTGGCCGCGGCGAGAACTATGAGCGGTTCGACATCCCTATCGCCCGCGACGGCGGCGTCGCTGACCTGCTGGAGGAGGCCAGCCACCCGGGTCGCCGGTTCGACGTGGTGATCTGCGAGAGCATCTCCCGCGTCGCCCGCCGGGCGTTCGAGGGACTCTCGATCGAACGGGAGTTGGACAACGCGGAGACGCCGTTGTTCGCGTCCAACGAGCCGATCACGTTGTCGGGGAGCCGGGCGCAGCGGGTGCTGCAGCGGCGGATCAACCAGTCCGTCGCCGAGTATGAGGTGCTCAACATCCTGGAGCAGTCCTGGGGCGGACTATGCACGCATGTGCGGGAGGGTTGGAACATCGGCAAGCCCTGCTACGGCTACAAGGCCAAGACCTACCGGCATCCGAACCCGTCCCGGGCGGACAAGGGGAACACCAAGACCCGCCTCGAACCCGACGGACGCAAGGGCGAGACCGTCACCCAGATCGCGATGTGGCGGTACCACGAGCAACTCGGCTACGGCACCATCGCGGACCGGTTGAACGACGACCTGGAGACCTACCCGCCGCCGGAACCGACCCGCAAGACCCGGGCGCGCGGTGCGTGGAGCAAGACAACCGTCTCCGAGATCCTTCGGAACCCGAAGTACACCGGCTACCAGGTGTACAACCGGCGCGCGTCCCGGTCCCGGCGCGGCAAAGTCAACGACCCGGTCAAGTGGGTATGGTCTCCCGAACCCGCGCACGAACCGCTGATCCCGAAATGGATGTATGACAAGCTCGCCGAACGCAGGAAGGCCCGCAGAGGCTCGCGTGAACAGGCCGACACCAGCGCGCACCCGCAGGCGCGGCGGACCTACCTGTTCCGGGGCATGGTGTTCTGCGGCTGCGGACGGCGCATGTTCGGCAACCACTCCCGTGACCGGACCTACTACATGTGCTGGCCGCGCGGGAACAACCGCGGCCGACCCAGCGCCTACCCGAACCACCCGAAGGCCGTCTACCTCAACGAACGCGCCCTGCTCGACGCGGTATCCCGGTTCTACGCCGACCGCGTGTTCGGCCCCGACCGACAAGCGTTGCTGGCCGCCGACCTCGCCCAGGTCGATGACAACGCCGCCGAGGCACGCGAGGCCGAACGAGACCGGCTCCGACGGGCGCTCGCCGACGTCGACCGTCGCCAGGCGACGATCCTGCGGCAGGCCGCCGACGCCGACGCCGACGACCCGTTCGTCACGGCGCTACGGCAGACCTACAACGACCTGGAAGAGCAGAAGAACGCCGCCGCCACCGCGCTCGCCGACCTGGACGGCGTCGCGGTCGAACCGCGACGGCCTGCTACCGACACTGCGCTCCTCGACGCTCTGCCTGCGCTGCGGCTGGACCTCGCCCACGCTCCCGAGCCACTGCTGCGACGGCTATTCGAGACCACCCGGCTCACCGTCCGCACCCACCACGACACCGACACCGCCGATATCGAGATCCGGCTCCCCGCCGCGCACCTCCCCGACGCCGCACGCACCGCCCAGGCCATCACGGAAGACCGTACGACGCCCGACAGCCGGCAACACCACGACGTGCAGATGCTGTACGTGCCCCCAACGGGATTCGAACCCGCGTTGCCGCCTTGA
- a CDS encoding XshC-Cox1 family protein produces the protein MRDVLDELETLWSAGRPFGMARVVRTWRSAPRAAGATMAVGPDGAAFGSVSGGCVEGAVYELAGRVSETGQPVLQRYGVSDDDAAAVGLTCGGVLDVLVEAVDAESYPEFGAVVESVRTGEPVAVATVIEVDGSGPTAEGEFAGEQPAELGRRLVVWPDRRSGSIGSDRLDDAVTDDVRGMLAAGTTDVLRLGRHGERRADDLMIFVQSMAPKPRMVVFGAIDFAASMARMGSFLGFRVTVCDARGVFATKRRFPDADEVVVEWPHRYLERELHEGTLDQRTVVCVLTHDPKFDVPLLQVALQTPAAYIGAMGSRRTHDDRMARLREAGVAESDLARISSPIGLDVGARTPEETAVSIAAEIVQTRWGGTGARLAQLSGPIHKDATGLTVRADP, from the coding sequence GTGCGAGACGTGCTCGACGAGCTGGAGACGTTGTGGTCGGCCGGCCGGCCGTTCGGGATGGCGCGAGTGGTGCGCACGTGGCGCAGCGCGCCGCGGGCCGCCGGCGCGACGATGGCGGTGGGCCCGGACGGCGCGGCGTTCGGCAGCGTATCCGGCGGCTGTGTCGAAGGAGCCGTGTACGAGCTGGCCGGCCGGGTCAGCGAGACCGGACAACCGGTGCTGCAGCGCTACGGGGTGAGCGACGACGACGCCGCGGCGGTGGGCCTGACCTGCGGCGGCGTGCTCGACGTGCTGGTCGAGGCGGTCGACGCCGAGTCGTACCCCGAGTTCGGTGCCGTGGTCGAGTCCGTACGCACCGGTGAGCCGGTGGCGGTCGCCACGGTCATCGAGGTCGACGGCTCCGGCCCGACGGCGGAGGGCGAGTTCGCCGGCGAGCAGCCGGCCGAGCTCGGCCGCCGGCTGGTGGTGTGGCCGGACCGCAGGTCCGGTTCGATCGGGTCGGACCGGCTGGACGACGCGGTCACCGACGACGTACGCGGCATGCTCGCCGCCGGCACCACCGACGTGCTGCGGCTGGGCAGGCACGGCGAGCGCCGTGCGGACGACCTGATGATCTTCGTGCAGTCGATGGCACCGAAGCCGCGGATGGTCGTCTTCGGCGCCATCGACTTCGCCGCGAGCATGGCGCGGATGGGGTCGTTCCTCGGCTTCCGGGTGACGGTGTGTGACGCGCGGGGGGTGTTCGCGACCAAGCGCAGGTTCCCGGACGCCGACGAGGTGGTGGTCGAGTGGCCGCACCGCTACCTCGAACGCGAGCTGCACGAGGGCACCCTGGACCAGCGCACGGTCGTCTGCGTGCTCACCCACGACCCGAAGTTCGACGTGCCGCTGCTGCAGGTCGCGCTCCAGACCCCGGCGGCGTACATCGGCGCGATGGGGTCGCGCCGTACGCACGACGACCGGATGGCGCGGCTGCGGGAGGCGGGGGTCGCCGAGAGCGACCTGGCGCGGATCTCGTCGCCGATCGGGCTGGACGTGGGTGCACGTACCCCGGAGGAGACCGCGGTGTCCATCGCGGCGGAGATCGTACAGACCCGGTGGGGTGGCACCGGTGCCCGGCTGGCCCAGCTCAGCGGGCCGATCCACAAGGACGCCACCGGGTTGACGGTGCGGGCCGACCCTTGA
- a CDS encoding NTP transferase domain-containing protein: protein MTAGAVAGLVLAAGAGRRFGGPKALALLDGERLVDRAAATLRAADCAPVVVVEGAASLGDVPGATTVHAQRWRDGMGASLQAGLAALPDDAAACVVLLVDTPWLTSTAVRAVIADWHSAAPTAAAAIATYEGRRGHPVLLARKIWPAVAHLATGDEGARAWLRAHPDQVHEVPCTGLADPRDVDVPTPGITAP, encoded by the coding sequence TTGACCGCAGGCGCGGTCGCGGGCCTGGTGCTCGCCGCCGGGGCCGGCCGCAGGTTCGGTGGGCCGAAGGCGCTTGCGTTGCTCGACGGCGAACGGCTGGTCGACCGCGCCGCCGCCACGTTGCGCGCCGCGGACTGCGCACCGGTGGTCGTCGTCGAGGGAGCCGCCTCGCTCGGCGACGTGCCCGGTGCGACCACCGTGCACGCGCAGCGGTGGCGCGACGGCATGGGCGCCTCGCTGCAGGCCGGTCTCGCCGCGCTGCCCGACGACGCGGCTGCCTGCGTAGTACTCCTCGTCGACACACCGTGGCTGACGTCCACCGCCGTACGCGCCGTGATCGCCGACTGGCACTCGGCGGCGCCAACGGCCGCCGCGGCCATCGCCACCTACGAAGGTCGCCGCGGCCACCCCGTGCTGCTGGCACGCAAGATCTGGCCGGCCGTCGCCCACCTCGCCACCGGCGACGAGGGAGCCAGAGCATGGCTACGCGCCCACCCGGACCAGGTGCACGAGGTCCCCTGCACCGGCCTAGCCGACCCCCGCGACGTCGACGTCCCGACCCCGGGCATCACCGCCCCCTGA
- a CDS encoding DUF1116 domain-containing protein, whose protein sequence is MSTDSDRRPPGGLLDDAPRVVNTGLDLLADALECQEVRVSRTDWRPPLPGTDPAALARVLADRRRDDANATAAGRLLAAGAELVDVLPARDVLGLDRGQFCHAGPPIDWARASGPMRGALIGAVLYEGMAADAEEAERMLASGRGYDLRPCHQLGAVGPMAGLITPSMWGFVLRDPTHGGQAYCTLNEGLGKVLRYGAYGPEVVDRLHWMARVLGPLLQTAVRRRADRDGPVDVRGIIAQALHMGDEGHNRNRAGTMLFVRELLPELMDAVAADQLPAGLGAADVAEVGRFANGNDHFFLNLVMPAGKLAADAARGVEGSSLVVAMARNGTDFGVQLSGTGDTWFTAPADVPDGLYLAGYGPDDANPDIGDSTITETAGLGGFAMAAAPAIVRFVGGSADDALTATKAMYEITVAEHTTYQVPVLGFRGTPTGIDAVAVVRTNVLPSVNTGIAGRVAGTGQVGAGLVRPPATCFTAAVNTLAERTPPLT, encoded by the coding sequence ATGTCCACCGACTCCGACCGACGGCCGCCCGGCGGCCTGCTCGACGACGCCCCTCGCGTGGTCAACACCGGCCTCGACCTGCTCGCCGATGCGCTGGAATGCCAAGAGGTCCGGGTGAGCCGCACCGACTGGCGGCCACCGCTGCCCGGCACCGACCCGGCGGCGCTTGCGCGGGTGCTCGCCGACCGCCGCCGCGACGACGCGAACGCCACCGCGGCCGGCCGGCTGCTCGCGGCGGGCGCCGAGCTCGTCGACGTACTGCCGGCCCGCGACGTACTCGGCCTCGACCGCGGCCAGTTCTGCCATGCCGGCCCGCCGATCGACTGGGCGCGCGCGTCCGGTCCGATGCGCGGCGCCCTCATCGGTGCAGTGTTGTACGAGGGCATGGCCGCCGACGCCGAGGAAGCAGAACGGATGCTGGCGTCCGGCCGGGGCTACGACCTGCGGCCGTGCCACCAGCTCGGCGCCGTCGGCCCGATGGCCGGCCTCATCACGCCGTCGATGTGGGGCTTCGTGCTGCGCGACCCGACGCACGGCGGCCAGGCGTACTGCACGCTGAACGAGGGCCTCGGCAAGGTGCTGCGGTACGGCGCGTACGGTCCCGAGGTCGTCGACCGGCTGCACTGGATGGCGCGCGTGCTCGGCCCGCTGCTGCAGACGGCCGTACGCCGCCGCGCCGACCGCGACGGTCCCGTCGACGTCCGCGGCATCATCGCGCAAGCACTGCACATGGGCGACGAGGGGCACAACCGCAACCGGGCAGGCACCATGCTGTTCGTCCGCGAGCTGCTGCCGGAGCTGATGGACGCCGTCGCCGCCGATCAGCTGCCCGCCGGCCTCGGTGCCGCGGACGTCGCCGAGGTCGGTCGGTTCGCGAACGGCAACGACCACTTCTTCCTCAACCTGGTGATGCCCGCGGGCAAGCTGGCCGCGGACGCCGCCCGCGGCGTCGAGGGGTCGTCGCTCGTGGTCGCCATGGCCCGCAACGGCACCGACTTCGGCGTGCAGCTGTCCGGCACCGGCGACACCTGGTTCACCGCACCGGCCGACGTACCCGACGGCCTCTACCTGGCCGGCTACGGACCCGACGACGCCAACCCGGACATCGGCGACTCCACGATCACCGAGACCGCAGGCCTCGGCGGCTTCGCGATGGCCGCCGCCCCCGCAATCGTCCGATTCGTCGGCGGCTCCGCCGACGACGCCCTCACCGCAACGAAGGCGATGTACGAGATCACCGTCGCCGAGCACACCACGTACCAAGTACCGGTGCTCGGCTTCCGCGGCACCCCGACAGGCATCGACGCAGTCGCCGTCGTACGTACGAACGTCCTACCGAGCGTGAACACCGGCATCGCCGGCCGAGTAGCCGGCACCGGCCAGGTAGGCGCCGGCCTGGTACGCCCACCAGCCACCTGCTTCACCGCCGCAGTAAACACCCTCGCCGAACGCACCCCACCCCTCACCTGA
- a CDS encoding FdrA family protein: MRTRVEVRRGEYHDSVTLMSASLALAELSSVAEAQVAMGTELNLELLADRGFDVPAGTAAGDLVVAVRFDDDADPDAAMSTAVERLAELLTARVPATGSGVAVVPHTTAGAVARTGAELAVVSVPGEYAYGEAVDALRAGSNVMVFSDNVPLEQEIALKREAAERGLLVMGPDCGTAVIDAVGFGFANVVEPGPVSLVAASGTGAQQLTCLLAEAGCGVRHVLGVGGRDLSAEVGGLATRQALDALLADNLTELTVVVTKPPDGTVLGQLTELTQAREQAVLWAPVGQAHDDLTAVAERVLRSLGRPVPQWPQWRPVNELTARPGSALRGLFCGGTLCGEAATVAAASLPADRFAMTDFGADEYTRGRAHPMIDPTLRTEEFVRAAGDPSVGAVLADVVLGYGSHPDPAGELAPAVAEAAANVVISLTGSRGDEQNLDRQARTLADAGAHVHLSNAAAARHAVTLVS; this comes from the coding sequence ATGAGGACCCGGGTTGAGGTCCGGCGCGGCGAGTACCACGACTCGGTCACCCTGATGTCCGCGAGCCTCGCGCTGGCCGAGCTGTCGTCCGTCGCCGAGGCTCAGGTGGCGATGGGCACCGAGCTCAACCTCGAGCTGCTCGCCGACCGCGGCTTCGACGTGCCGGCCGGCACCGCCGCCGGTGACCTGGTGGTGGCCGTCCGCTTCGACGACGACGCGGACCCGGACGCCGCCATGTCGACCGCCGTCGAACGGCTCGCCGAGCTGCTCACCGCCCGCGTCCCCGCGACCGGCAGCGGCGTCGCGGTCGTCCCGCACACCACGGCCGGGGCGGTGGCCCGTACCGGTGCCGAGCTCGCCGTGGTGTCGGTGCCGGGCGAGTACGCGTACGGCGAAGCCGTGGACGCCCTCCGCGCCGGCAGCAACGTCATGGTGTTCAGCGACAACGTGCCGCTCGAGCAGGAGATCGCGCTCAAGCGGGAGGCCGCGGAACGCGGCCTCCTCGTGATGGGGCCGGACTGCGGCACCGCGGTCATCGACGCCGTGGGGTTCGGCTTCGCCAACGTGGTCGAGCCTGGACCGGTGTCGCTCGTCGCGGCGTCCGGAACCGGCGCCCAGCAGCTGACCTGCCTGCTCGCCGAGGCGGGCTGCGGGGTGCGGCACGTGCTCGGTGTGGGCGGCCGCGACCTGTCCGCCGAGGTGGGTGGGCTCGCCACCAGGCAGGCGCTCGACGCACTGCTCGCCGACAACCTCACCGAGCTGACCGTCGTCGTGACGAAACCGCCCGACGGCACCGTGCTCGGGCAGCTCACCGAGCTGACACAGGCACGCGAGCAGGCGGTGCTGTGGGCACCGGTCGGCCAGGCGCACGACGACCTCACGGCGGTCGCCGAGCGGGTGCTCCGGTCGCTCGGCCGCCCCGTACCGCAGTGGCCGCAGTGGCGACCGGTGAACGAGCTGACCGCGCGACCGGGCAGCGCGTTGCGCGGGCTGTTCTGTGGCGGCACGTTGTGCGGCGAGGCGGCGACCGTCGCCGCGGCGAGCCTACCCGCCGACCGGTTCGCGATGACCGACTTCGGCGCCGACGAGTACACCCGCGGCCGTGCCCACCCGATGATCGACCCCACGCTGCGCACCGAGGAGTTCGTCCGGGCCGCCGGTGACCCGTCCGTCGGCGCGGTGCTGGCCGACGTCGTGCTCGGCTACGGCAGCCACCCCGACCCGGCCGGTGAGCTGGCGCCGGCCGTCGCGGAGGCGGCGGCGAACGTGGTGATCTCGCTGACCGGCAGCCGCGGCGACGAGCAGAACCTCGACCGGCAGGCCCGCACGCTGGCCGACGCCGGCGCCCACGTCCACCTGTCCAACGCGGCCGCCGCGCGGCACGCCGTCACCCTGGTGAGCTGA
- a CDS encoding nitrate reductase, with the protein MAFGWKLHGDGKKLEVGEVVAPDERLSWGRTVGLGAQHVVAMFGATFVFPLVMGLNPQLAVMMSGVATILFLLIVKGKVPSYLGTSASFVGGVAAIRAQEGTSAQVTGAILVAGLILAVVGVLIHFLGARIINKILPPVVTGAVVMLIGFNLAPVVADIYWPQDQWIALLVMVAVFLMSVGLRGFLGRISIFLGLVFGYVLSWVFDLVFGQITSYDAAAEKVTTHSRVSWENVQAADWFGLPPRTGTIGPDGAALVGWHLPDIKWTFVLLVIPAVIALIAENAGHVKAVAEITRTDLDPVMGRAIGADGVATALTSFVGGSPTTTYAENIGVMAATRVYSTAAYYVAAIVAILFGFSPKFGAIISATPGGVLGGITVVLYGMIGLLGAKIWRENRVDFGNPVNLVPVAAGLILAIGDTALRFSSQFQLSGIALGTIVVIVFYHFARLIAPRHLVHAADGKEPVKE; encoded by the coding sequence ATGGCGTTCGGGTGGAAACTGCACGGCGACGGCAAGAAACTCGAGGTGGGCGAGGTCGTCGCGCCCGACGAGCGGCTGTCGTGGGGCCGGACGGTGGGCCTGGGCGCCCAGCACGTCGTCGCCATGTTCGGTGCCACTTTCGTCTTCCCCCTCGTGATGGGTTTGAACCCTCAGCTCGCGGTGATGATGAGCGGGGTGGCGACCATCCTGTTCCTGCTCATCGTCAAGGGCAAGGTGCCGAGCTACCTGGGTACGTCGGCGTCGTTCGTCGGTGGCGTGGCGGCGATCCGTGCCCAGGAGGGCACCAGCGCCCAGGTGACGGGCGCGATCCTTGTGGCCGGGCTGATCCTCGCCGTGGTCGGTGTGCTCATCCACTTCCTCGGCGCGCGGATCATCAACAAGATCCTGCCGCCGGTGGTCACCGGCGCGGTGGTCATGCTGATCGGGTTCAACCTCGCTCCCGTGGTCGCGGACATCTACTGGCCGCAGGACCAGTGGATCGCGCTGCTCGTCATGGTTGCCGTGTTCCTGATGAGCGTCGGGCTGCGGGGCTTCCTCGGCCGCATCTCCATCTTCCTCGGCTTGGTGTTCGGCTACGTGCTCTCCTGGGTGTTCGACCTGGTGTTCGGCCAGATCACCTCCTACGACGCCGCGGCGGAGAAGGTCACCACGCACTCGCGGGTGAGTTGGGAGAACGTCCAAGCGGCGGACTGGTTCGGCCTACCGCCGCGCACCGGCACGATCGGCCCGGACGGCGCCGCACTCGTCGGCTGGCACCTGCCGGACATCAAGTGGACGTTCGTCCTGCTGGTCATCCCCGCGGTCATCGCCCTGATCGCGGAGAACGCCGGGCACGTGAAGGCCGTCGCCGAGATAACGCGCACCGACCTCGACCCGGTCATGGGCCGCGCGATCGGCGCGGACGGCGTGGCCACCGCGCTCACCTCGTTCGTCGGCGGGTCCCCGACGACGACGTACGCGGAGAACATCGGGGTGATGGCGGCGACACGGGTGTACTCGACGGCGGCGTACTACGTGGCGGCGATCGTGGCCATCCTGTTCGGCTTCTCGCCGAAGTTCGGTGCGATCATCTCGGCCACACCCGGCGGGGTGCTCGGCGGCATCACTGTCGTGCTGTACGGCATGATCGGGCTGCTCGGCGCGAAGATCTGGCGGGAGAACCGGGTCGACTTCGGCAACCCGGTCAACCTGGTGCCGGTCGCGGCCGGCCTGATCCTCGCGATCGGCGACACCGCGCTGCGGTTCTCCAGCCAGTTCCAGCTCTCCGGCATCGCGCTCGGCACCATCGTGGTGATCGTCTTCTACCACTTCGCCAGGCTGATCGCTCCCCGCCACCTCGTGCATGCGGCCGACGGCAAGGAGCCGGTGAAGGAATGA
- a CDS encoding xanthine dehydrogenase family protein subunit M: protein MKPALFTYHRPSTVADAVATLAEVGADGKVLAGGQSLVPLLSMRLAAPEHIVDIGALPALDGVDVTPHEVRVGALVRHTDLEQHAGAYEVLPLLRQALTYVAHPTIRNRGTVVGSLCHADSAAELPAVLALLDGHLVATSTRGERQVSAAELYLGPLQTSLHDDELVTAAVFPVPTSRVGTAVVEVARRNGDYAVCGVVAMVRRGADGDIERARAAYVSVTAVPRVLDLTAVAAGGDWSAAGEHAKEQLACSGDIHASAEYRRHLVGVLTGKALAEAGEAAG from the coding sequence ATGAAGCCGGCACTGTTCACGTACCACCGGCCGAGCACGGTCGCCGACGCCGTGGCGACGCTGGCCGAGGTCGGTGCGGACGGCAAGGTGCTCGCCGGCGGCCAGAGCCTGGTGCCGCTGCTGTCCATGCGGCTGGCGGCACCTGAGCACATCGTGGACATCGGGGCGCTGCCCGCGCTCGACGGCGTCGACGTGACGCCGCACGAGGTGCGGGTGGGTGCGCTCGTGCGGCACACCGACCTCGAGCAGCACGCTGGGGCGTATGAGGTGCTGCCCCTGTTGCGGCAGGCGTTGACGTACGTCGCGCATCCGACGATCCGCAACCGCGGCACCGTCGTCGGCAGCCTCTGCCATGCGGACTCGGCCGCCGAGCTACCCGCGGTGCTGGCGTTGCTCGACGGGCACCTGGTGGCCACCTCGACGCGGGGCGAGCGGCAGGTGTCGGCGGCAGAACTGTACCTGGGCCCGCTGCAGACGTCGCTGCACGACGACGAGCTGGTGACCGCCGCGGTGTTCCCTGTGCCGACCAGCCGGGTCGGTACGGCCGTCGTCGAAGTGGCCAGGCGCAACGGCGACTACGCGGTCTGCGGTGTGGTGGCGATGGTCCGCCGTGGTGCGGACGGCGACATCGAACGTGCCCGCGCCGCGTACGTCTCCGTGACGGCCGTGCCGCGGGTGCTCGACCTCACCGCGGTCGCCGCTGGCGGTGACTGGTCGGCGGCGGGGGAGCACGCGAAGGAGCAGCTCGCCTGTAGCGGCGACATCCACGCGTCCGCGGAGTACCGTCGACACCTGGTCGGCGTGCTCACCGGCAAGGCGCTCGCCGAAGCCGGAGAGGCGGCCGGATGA
- a CDS encoding 2Fe-2S iron-sulfur cluster binding domain-containing protein, translating to MTEQQLPVTLRVNGVRHDRTVPVRMLLSDALRHELRLTGTHVGCEHGVCGACTVLVDGRPARSCLLLAVSVDGHEITTVEGLAGADGSMSAVQQAFRDCHGLQCGFCTPGFLTTISAFLDGNPSPTETEAREAISGNLCRCTGYENIVRSVLRAAELMREGAASDTDVR from the coding sequence ATGACGGAGCAGCAGCTGCCGGTCACGTTGCGGGTAAACGGGGTGCGGCACGACCGCACCGTGCCGGTGCGGATGCTGCTCTCCGACGCGCTGCGCCACGAGCTCCGACTCACCGGCACACACGTGGGTTGCGAGCACGGCGTCTGCGGTGCGTGCACGGTGCTTGTCGACGGCCGACCGGCGCGTTCGTGCCTGCTGTTGGCGGTGAGCGTCGACGGGCACGAGATCACTACGGTGGAAGGCCTCGCCGGCGCCGACGGCTCCATGAGTGCGGTGCAGCAGGCGTTCCGCGACTGCCACGGACTGCAGTGCGGCTTCTGCACGCCGGGTTTCCTCACGACCATCTCGGCGTTCCTCGACGGCAACCCGTCGCCGACGGAGACCGAGGCGCGGGAGGCGATCAGCGGGAACCTCTGCCGCTGCACCGGTTACGAGAACATCGTGCGGTCCGTGCTCCGCGCGGCCGAGCTGATGCGGGAGGGGGCGGCGAGTGACACAGATGTTCGGTGA